The Heteronotia binoei isolate CCM8104 ecotype False Entrance Well chromosome 11, APGP_CSIRO_Hbin_v1, whole genome shotgun sequence genome includes the window GCAGCGTTGCCGGGGAAGAGAGGGCAAGCTGTGCCTGAGGCTGTGCTCTCGCCTTTTGTTAGGCAACAAAGcttaaggaggaggaagagagcttGATGCAGCAGCACTGGGAGCTGGAGGCcctggaggaggagaggaagcagACAGAGCAGAACAGGAAGAAGATGGAGTTTGGGTATGAATCGGAGGGGACGCCTGTCTTGAAAAGGGCTAcgtgccacaccccccccccccccatcaatgcAGGCAGCTTCCCATTTACCTGTCAACAAGCAGGAGGCCAGTGCTGCACTTCCTTTTCTGCCATTCCTAGCAGGCCTGTCCCTGTGTTGTGGCTTCCCAGCGGTGGAAGGCACTTTGCACATGTTCAGAGGACTTCACATGACATCTGTTCTGTGGCTGAGCCCCGGGATTGAAATAGGAGCTCCATACAGAGTCTGCtgtctctcctttcccttctccaggCGCTTTCTGAAGCACCAATATCGAGCACAGCTGAAGAGACGAGCTCAGCAGGTCCAGGAAGAGCTGGTAAGCACTGCAGCTCTCTGAGAAGAGAGGCACCGGGGGCTGGAGGCAGGCTGGCTGGGGATGCGGGTGGAGGAGCCTCCTGCCCACGGTCAAAGGCACTCTGGCCCCTTTGCAAAGCTGACCGTGGGGAGGCGTGGGCACTGACTTTGAGACCCACGGTGCCTTGCAGCAAGCATGCCCCcactctgctgctgcttctgtcctGCAGCCCTCAAGGCCAGATGCTCTTCATCAGGTCTTCTTTCGCAGCAGCCAAAGGAAATATGCTCGAGGGTGAAGTTCTGGCAGTCACCTGCTCTGGAGACCCGCCAGGCAAGGGGGCAGAAGCAGGCTGCTCCCCTTGGCTATCGGTTGCCCCACGCTCTCTCAAAGCACAACCCGCACAGTTTCAGAGGGTACCTGTGtcagtctgcagcagaacagctaggtttgagtccagtagcacctttgagaccggCCAGCCAGCCAGATTTTCAGGGCGCAGGTTTCTGAGAGTCCCTCTGCCACCAGCCTggcctggcttagagggagcaggcCGCCACAAGCAGGTTAGGGAAGGAGGCCTCTGCTGGGTCAGATGCTTCCCCAGTGCTTTCCCTCTCCAGGAGAAGGACAGACAGATCCTCCTGgcgctggcagcagaggaggacAAAGACCAGAGCCTGCAGACTGCCCGCCGGGAACAGGCCATTGCCGCCGTAGGCTGGATGAAGAAGGTGATTGAGGAGCAGCTGCAGCTGGAAAGGGAGCGCGAGGCTGAGCTGGACACCATCTTCAGGTGAGGCAGGAAGCAGAGAGGATGGTGGGCTGCAAAGAAGCACCAGGTCATACCCAGGCTGAAGACTGGGCTGCTGCCCCACCTGGCCAGAGCCAAGCTTGCTGGCAGAAGGGACTCCTGGTGCAAGGAGGAGAGGGCAGCGCTTCTCTGGCTGCACTTGGAAGGTTACGAAGCCATCCCATcctgagaggagggagaggtggaagcaAGCAACCTCTAGCTCAGCCCCTCCCCAGCAAGAGGTTTCCCCAGTGAGCCATTCGAGCAGCAGGCAGACGGGTGTGCTAGGGCACATGTGGAACCCGCAGGGCCCTGGGAAATCCCTGTCTGGCTGAGTCCTGCAGCAGAGGCAAGCCAGGATCTGGCCTGTCTTCCAGCACAGCCCCACAGACTCCCCTGGGGTTGGTGGCTGCCCGCTCTTTGGACTTCCTGTGTCTTGTTTCCCAGGCAGGAAGCCAAGCAAGTGTGGGAAAAGCGAGAAGAAGCGTGGGAGAAGGAGCGGAGAGCCCGAGACAGGCTCATGGCTGAGGTCAGAACTCTTTGCAAGATGGGAGAGGGGAAGACTTTGGCTCCTGTGCAAAGCACGCAGCGGCCAGCGGGATCCCCACCTGGCTCTGCTGTGTTAATCCAACAGGTCCTGGCAGAGAGACAGCGGCAGGTCCAGGAGAAGATGGAGCGGaacaggcaggcccagcaggaatcGGTCAAGTGCCGGGAGCAGCTGATCCAGGAGCTCGAGGAGGCAAAGCAGCTGacgcagagggagaaggaagaggaggccgAGCTGAAAACGGCCCGCAAGCGAGAGCTGCAGGCCCAGGTGGGGCAGGATGGAGGGCAGCCCAGGGGGACCCACCCGTCCTTTGGGGGGCCCGTGTCACAAATGATTTCTGCCTCTCAGAAGCAGGGATGGGGATTCTGCCGCCACTGCAGGGTAGCGGAGTTGTCAGTGTCTCCTGCAGTTCTCTTTCCTACCGTCCCTTTGGCCGATCAGTCAACAGGACTGGGCTGTCTGGGTGACAAGGGACTTCTGAAGCAGAGCTGTGTGTTGAGGGGGGAGGATTAAGCACCAGTCCTGAGTCCTGGGCGTAGGGGTGAGGTGGGGGACAAGCCAGGCTTCAGGGTGTGCTGAAGGAGGCGGTGGCTGTtaggaggagaggaaaggagctGGGGAGACAGAGAAAGGTGCTGTGGGGTGAGGCAAGGTGGGCAGGCCTCCGTCAGAGCTGCTCTGCCCCCGTCCAGCTCACCGAGCGCCAGCGTCAGGAGCAGGAGGAGCTGCAGAGCCGGCGGGCAGAAGAGGCAGCGGCACGGCTGGAGGAGCAGCGGCAGGAAGAGCGGGAGCAGCGGGAGGCCAGGCGCATGGAGGAAAGGGGCTATCGCCAGAAGGTGAGGCAGGGCAGAGCCCAGAGCCAGCAAGAGGGGGCAGCCGCTCCTCTTGTGGCCACAGAACACCCCcagccttgcttccttctgctgcaGTCCTCTCTTGTGGCCCACGAGGTGCAGCCATGCCTCTCCTGGGGCATGCAGGGCGAGGGTGCAACTAGACCATTGCAACGCAGTGCTGAAAGGACATCTTGATGCCCTTCTCTTCTAGATCTACAGCTATCCCAAGGCAGCTTGGACCTAAGGAGGCCCTGTTGGAGTTGGCATTCTGCATTCTGCTTGCCAGGGGCATCTACCCCTGCTGCGTGTTCGTATCGAAGTTTGTGCCGAAAGGCCTGGGGAATACTGGGTGGGTCTCAAGTGAAACAGCCGGGAGGGCAGGCAGCAGGTGCTCTGAGGACTGGATGGCTTCCTAGACGGCAAGAGGCTTTGCAGGTTGCAGCGTTGAAAGCCAAGAAACGTTTCCCTTGAGGCTCCTGGCAGGGCTGGGAGGGACTCGCTCGCAGCCTGCGTGGAAGAACTCGGTGACATCCAGGCCGTGGCCTTCTCAGGCTCTtcctgtgtgggaactgggcgcTTGCTGCATCAAGCCTTCCCGAGCGAGGCATGACGTAGCCCTTCCTAGCCAGGTGGGGGATCAGATGTAAAAAGGCAATAAAGGTGGGATTTTTTGTACTTTCCATTTAGCTGTGGCCAGTCTGCGTTTACTGGTCATTGCCCCAGTGGGAGGCAACTGCGTGCAGTATGGGACCCTCCCTCATTTTTCCTGGTGAACGGTCTGAAACCTCACGGACAGAAGTGAGAGGATTGTGCTGTAACCTGTGGGTGGAAGAATTGTGTCAAAACCAGCAGCCATCTACAATAGTTTTTCTTCTATGTATTTAagagaacataggaacataagagaagccatgttggatcaggccaacggcccatccagtccaacactctgtgtcacacagtggcaaaaaattttatatacacacacacactgtggctaatagccactgatggacctctgctccatatttttatctaaacccctcttgaaggtggctatacttgtggccgccaccacctcctgtggcagtgaattccacatgttaatcatcctttgggtgaagaaggacttccttttatctgctttaacctggctgctcagcaatttcatttaaaaaCATGTGCCAGTTTGATCACCACCTTCCGCCCTGCATATGAATCtataaagctgccttctgctgaatcagaccctctcatcaaagtcagtcttgtctactcagatggcagctctccagggtctccagctgaggttttccacgcctatttgcctggaccctttttagttggagatgtcggggattgaacctgggaccttctgcttaccaagcagatgctctacactgagccactgttcctcccatacatatgaacatatgaagctgctttctactgaatcagacccttggtccatcaaagtcagtcttgtctcctcagactggcaggggctctccagtgtctcagctgaggtttttcacatctacttgcctggaccctttttagttggagatgctggggattgatcctgggaccttctgcttaccaagcaggtgctctaccaccgagccatcGTCACTCCCCAAATCAAAAGGCCTCCTTCAGCTCCAGCCATCTCCAGTTGAGGGGCTCCCTTGGAGTCCTTGAGAGAGTCCCTGTTGCTCAAACAGCCAGCAGTGCACTTGATGAAGCTGTCGTCACCCTGTCCCAGAAGAAGGCAGGCTGCTCTGCCCGTCCCCTCTTTGCCCTGGCCGGGACACGGCTGCAGTCAACCAGCCGCATCTTGCCAAAGAGGGTGGGGCAGGGACTCTGGCACTGTTGCGCAAGGTAGAAGTGCTGGTGGTGCGGGCTGTAGGCGGCCAGGGGCACTGAGTGGCCCTGCCTTACACAAGCAAGCCTCAGCAGCATGTCATCGGCTTGGGAAGTAAAGATGAGCTATTTCAGTGGGTTGAACGTTGGAATATTACATGGCACACCATATAGAGgtgggtgtggaattgttttctgtggccccacaaggcaggaccagaaccagtgggttgaaatgaaatcagaagagtttctggctcaacattaggaaggacttcctgaccgttagagcggttcctcagtggaacaggcttcttccttgggaggtggtgggctctccttccttggaggtttttaaagagaggctagatggccatctgacagcaatgaggatcctgtgaatttaggggaggggtttgtgagtttcctgcattgtgcagggggttggactagatgaccctggcagtcccttccagctcttggaTTCTATGAAGCAGGCTTTGTGCCATGCAGTTCCTTGTGGGACAGAGGCAGTGAGGAGGAAGAAGCTCCTTCAGAGGTCTGTGTGTGGATCCTGCCCCTGGTCCCCTCCGGTCTTTCTGATGCCGTGACACTGGACACAGCGCATGCAGCAATAGAGCCAAACCCCGGCACCTTCAGCAGGTGAACTCGGCCTTGTTCCCAGAGGGCACAAGGAAAAGGGCTGAGGCTGGTCCCACACGCTGCCCAATAGTCCCCCGCCATCCAGCCGCAGCTCCAATGCATGACGCTCGCAAGGAGCAACGTTAGCCGAGGCGCAGAAAAAAGAATGCAAACGAGGGTGGTTctacctatttttttttcttttaacccaAAAATAGTACAATACTTTTAAAAAGGTAGTTAATTACAAGATAACATCAACCAACAATATtatggcactttttaaaaaatataaataccAACAGgttaaaaaccacacacacacacacacacacccaacagcCTGTAACCAGGGGGGTCCTGAGCCCACCTCGCCCACTCCCTTCCTATGAGAGGCAGgaaagccagccagcccccacccTGGGTGCAACTGTGGAGGGGGCACAGTTGCTGCCTTCACACAGGCAGCCTGGGTGGCCACACCACAGTCCTTCCCTCTGCAGTGAGTCACAgtttgtgggggagagagaaggcagCCACGGAGCCCCTGCTTTCCTGTTCCAGCTCTCTTGCCCTCCAGTTGCAGCTGGACCTGCACACCATGACCCCGCCTCAGCCTCCTATCCAGAGAGCCACTTCAAGCCCCGCTCACCAAGAGAGAGCCAGAGAGATTTTCTGGAGCGATGGAGACTTGATCTGCGCAGAACATTCCCCAGAAGCCTCCCTGAAAGGAGCGGAGAAGACGAGTGCCTTGCGTCACCTTTCCATGCCAGAAAGCAGCCCTGATGGTTTACAGCCGTGGGCATGTACACCACCTCAAGGGTCTTCGGTTTATCttgatcagagactcagaagtaAGGCTGAGCACAGACCCGAACTCAAGTTCAGTCTGAACTTTGGCCAGTTTGCAAACCATGGACAAAGGGTCAGGGAAGGAACGTTCCCCAAACACCAAGCTTCTGTTCGGTCCTGGTGTCGTTCCCCACCCCCAATGTGTGCACGCCTGTCAGGCACTGCCCCCGGTGTGCATGCATCATCTGGAAGTGCTGTGTGGGGATGTGCACGTCAAGGGACCAATGTGCTTGCACCACCTCTGGTTACCACAGGGACCCTGAACCAATTCCGTTCAGGCAGGGCTCAGTTTGGGGCCACTCAGTTTGTGAACCCTGAAcctgatttgtgcccatccctgctcAGGAGCCAGTAATTCAGCCACACAGCCGAAGACAGAATTTCCCTCGCTTAGCACCACACAACTGCTGGGTTGcttgtgggaaggggggggggggaggcacgtTTTTCGCGGGGATCACCAACTCCAGCCAGATCCCCCGCCAAACATCAAGCCATTCAGGGATGCCT containing:
- the TCHP gene encoding trichoplein keratin filament-binding protein; the encoded protein is MALPALSSFWVSRNRALERQIIRHRDQEARFRQQWELNSRYFKQSGVYSLKQAQWSSRQSYQQSMTAYHQERLKEEKQISLEQRRARLQKLLCEEREMLAAELRELRLNKDTSLSEMRQKHEALKSAREEQRKQIAEDLLHERWKKNSNKLREVESQLHKKHVVEAWGDQLTQKQQQEATEREEKIRLENNYEAARREALERMKQEEERRRQSEKAQAELLRQQMEELKLREAEATKLKEEEESLMQQHWELEALEEERKQTEQNRKKMEFGRFLKHQYRAQLKRRAQQVQEELEKDRQILLALAAEEDKDQSLQTARREQAIAAVGWMKKVIEEQLQLEREREAELDTIFRQEAKQVWEKREEAWEKERRARDRLMAEVLAERQRQVQEKMERNRQAQQESVKCREQLIQELEEAKQLTQREKEEEAELKTARKRELQAQLTERQRQEQEELQSRRAEEAAARLEEQRQEEREQREARRMEERGYRQKIYSYPKAAWT